In Paenibacillus dendritiformis, the DNA window GGATGCATTGCGGTGAAGGTTTTGAGCTTTACATTTGTGGTGATCAAGTTCCATGTCGGCTTGAACTAGACCATGAATGGTATGTAGTCATTCAAGGTATCAACTTCAATTTAAGAAAAGGAACTAAGTACATGGTTAATGTATAAGAGAGGGGTAAAAATATGGCACGTCTTGCCTATATCCGTTGTCAAAGAAAACAGGAGATCGAAGAGTTCGAGCAGCAAGCCCAAGCAGATAAGGTATTTATTGATTTGGCTGACGAATACGGCGTTACTCTAGGTAATTCGCTTGGAGTAATGTTCGATAACCTAATGGATGGCGACAAAGTTATTGTTCGGAAGTTGAGTGAACTGGCAGATACCGTAGCGGAATTACGTTCATTAATGGTGACTTTGCGTGATATTGGTGCTGAGATAGCACCTTTGAACTCAGTCAGTTCTGGTGTACTTTCGGATGAAGGTTTCGAGATGCTCTCATTTGTAGAAACGTTTATAAAGGAAAAAGAGAAAATACAGCGGGAACGACAAAGTCGCCAAGGAAGACCTGTTCAACCTTATCCTTCAAATTTCCTTGAAGTCTATACGGGATATCGAAATAAGGAATTTAACGGCTTAGAAGCAGCCAAGAAATTATCCGTCAACTATGATAAATTTCGTGAGCTGAAAAAAGTTTTTGAACTAAGGGTTTAATTTGGAAAGGAGAGAGTTGGAGGTGATAACTTTTAGTGTGAATCCGACAGAAGAGCAGATTGGGGATGCTGGAGCATCGGTAGTATCTAAGAAGAAGCCTGTTGCCCATTACAGTCGCTTTGAAAGTTTAGGGATAAGCGAAGGTTTTGTTAAAACGGTTGATGGGTATTTGGATCAACCCATAAAAGTAGGCGCATTTGGATATGTGGTTGAGAAAAATACAAAAATGGCTATTAGCAGCAAGGAGGTTCCGATTCTGACGGTTGATGAAATTGAAGCCGGTCGTAAAGGCGGGGTATCGGAAGCAGTTTTTAAAGTAAAGGACTTTTCCGATAACGATAGATGGCTCGAATCACTGGATACAGATTATGAAGTAATAAAGGCTGTGTTTGATTTGGTGGAAATCGAGATCTATAACCATAAGAAGAAGTGGTTGCGATTGGTTATAGAAATTGCTTTAAGAACAGGAAGATCAAAAGATATTGATTATCTTGGAAGATTGATTGAAGAATTCAACGATTTTAGCAGACTGCCGCTTGTATCGCAAGATAAAGAGTGTTTCAAGTCGTTTACCAACCCAAGCATGATTCAGAAAGTCATCATCTACTTGGAAGAACACAGTCTGAGGGATTTAGTAGGGTATATCATTACAAATAAAAAGGCAGCTGATGCTGTTGGATTGTCTTGATGTGATTAACTCATAGTTGAGGAGGGGTTAAAAGTGATCATAACTAACATGGAGAATGGAAGCATAACTTATAAATCAACTGGTTTATGTCTCGGCAGGAAAATCAAAATTAGACATTCGTGGGAACCGAGCCAGAAAAAGATGGTATATGCATATAACCGAGCAATTGAAGTTTTTCCAGGAGTTGCCCAGACAACATATGAAAACTATACAATTCTTGTACATCCGGAGAGCGGGGAAGCATATTGGTTCAACAATCGACTCTACTCAGCAACATATGAGGAAAATAAATTGATACTTGCTAAGAAAGAGAAATCTCTTGTTGTTTATAAAGATGGGGTTTTTTATCCCACTGACAGAAGCTTTTTATTGAATGGCTATTCTAAAGCAGGAGGGAACAACAAATACAAATGCATAAAACTTGGTACTAGGAAGAGGGGACATTTTATTCCCAGAATACATCAATTGGTCATTCTAATGTGTTTCGGATCGGAAATGGCAATCAATGCACTGGGGCAAAAAGGTCGGATATTTGATATTAATCATATTGATGGTGACCCAACTAACTGCCGACTGGATAACTTAGAGATCGGAAC includes these proteins:
- a CDS encoding DUF5348 domain-containing protein; the protein is MADKVPMQYDADADRWYVILNDKKCWMHCGEGFELYICGDQVPCRLELDHEWYVVIQGINFNLRKGTKYMVNV
- a CDS encoding HNH endonuclease; this translates as MIITNMENGSITYKSTGLCLGRKIKIRHSWEPSQKKMVYAYNRAIEVFPGVAQTTYENYTILVHPESGEAYWFNNRLYSATYEENKLILAKKEKSLVVYKDGVFYPTDRSFLLNGYSKAGGNNKYKCIKLGTRKRGHFIPRIHQLVILMCFGSEMAINALGQKGRIFDINHIDGDPTNCRLDNLEIGTRSYNKTHYEKYLRERPMLVVRNGEIVFAEWCLGESEDEQCG